The following coding sequences are from one Rubidibacter lacunae KORDI 51-2 window:
- a CDS encoding calcium-binding protein produces MAVFNGSEGPDDLFGTEGNDFFYGFGGADIFLGFNGRDYIDGGNDGDILFGGNGDDYIDGGNGGDTMFGDNGNDTIFGGDGIDRLYGGRVGNFPQLYDEVDLLVVDGNDKLYGGGGGDFLYGDDGNDSLYGENGDDDLYGQNGIDVLYGHDGIDRLFGGNGHDRLFGQFGNDFLYGGNGNDFLYGQEGIDILYGHDGHDRLSGEDGNDRLHGQGGHDFLYGGDNDDFLYGQEGIDVLYGGNGDDRLSGGNDDDRLYAEDGDDRLYAGNGDDRLYGGNGDDRLYGDDGDDRLYGWKDNDALYGEEGNDFLFGENGNDSLYGGNGDDSLYGGNGDDFLFGWKGNDSLYGENGNDSLYGENGDDVLSGGAGDDTLVGYGDSSSEYDTLAGGAGTDTFVLGDLGRVFYMGSGHAHITDFTSNSLAIEDKIQISGNLSDYTLDKSVNYGGGSALDTAIYLGSDLIAVVEDTMAIALTADYFTTV; encoded by the coding sequence ATGGCGGTATTTAATGGGAGCGAAGGCCCTGATGACCTGTTTGGTACTGAGGGCAATGATTTCTTTTACGGTTTTGGCGGGGCAGACATCTTTTTGGGTTTCAACGGCAGGGACTATATCGATGGCGGGAATGACGGCGACATACTGTTCGGCGGAAATGGCGACGACTATATCGATGGCGGGAATGGCGGCGACACCATGTTTGGTGATAACGGCAACGACACCATTTTTGGTGGTGACGGCATCGACCGCCTGTACGGCGGGAGAGTTGGGAACTTTCCCCAACTATACGACGAGGTCGACCTGTTAGTTGTTGACGGCAACGACAAACTGTATGGCGGCGGCGGCGGCGACTTCCTCTACGGAGACGACGGCAACGATTCCCTTTACGGCGAGAACGGCGACGATGACCTGTACGGTCAAAACGGCATCGACGTCCTGTACGGTCATGACGGCATCGACCGCTTGTTCGGGGGGAACGGCCACGACCGCCTGTTCGGTCAGTTCGGCAACGACTTCCTTTACGGCGGGAACGGGAACGATTTCCTTTACGGTCAGGAAGGTATCGACATCCTGTACGGTCATGACGGCCACGACCGACTGTCCGGCGAGGACGGTAACGACCGCCTGCACGGTCAAGGCGGCCACGACTTCCTTTACGGTGGGGACAACGACGACTTCCTTTACGGTCAGGAAGGTATCGACGTCTTGTACGGCGGGAATGGCGACGACCGCCTGTCCGGCGGGAACGACGACGACCGACTTTACGCCGAGGACGGCGACGACCGACTTTACGCGGGGAACGGCGACGACCGACTTTACGGTGGGAACGGCGACGACCGACTTTACGGCGACGACGGCGACGACCGACTTTACGGCTGGAAAGACAACGACGCTCTATACGGTGAGGAAGGTAACGACTTCCTGTTCGGCGAGAACGGCAACGACTCCCTTTACGGAGGGAACGGCGACGACTCCCTTTACGGAGGGAACGGCGACGACTTCCTGTTCGGCTGGAAAGGCAACGATTCTCTGTATGGCGAAAACGGCAACGATTCCCTTTACGGAGAGAACGGCGACGACGTGCTGAGTGGTGGCGCGGGGGACGATACGCTAGTTGGCTACGGTGACAGCAGCTCCGAGTACGACACGCTCGCAGGCGGCGCCGGCACAGATACCTTCGTTCTGGGCGATTTAGGTCGAGTGTTCTACATGGGTTCCGGGCACGCCCACATCACCGACTTCACGAGTAATTCGCTCGCCATCGAAGACAAGATCCAGATCTCCGGCAATCTCAGCGATTACACCCTCGACAAAAGCGTCAACTATGGGGGAGGTTCAGCTCTGGATACGGCGATTTATCTTGGCAGCGACTTGATCGCGGTGGTAGAAGATACGATGGCAATTGCTCTGACGGCTGATTACTTTACGACGGTGTAA